Proteins from a single region of Carassius gibelio isolate Cgi1373 ecotype wild population from Czech Republic chromosome A5, carGib1.2-hapl.c, whole genome shotgun sequence:
- the LOC128014752 gene encoding leukemia inhibitory factor receptor-like translates to MFCCIYPTDTHITSMYYNNTEYHVINISPRVKAIRVENINATNHFGVNFYCDVSGDVAYNIVSFPPEKPLDFRCKTEDMRLVRCSWKIHRAPNLTGDQRRKYTLLISDSKAVSCDVESTSCAFDVIQQQITYNTTLLVTNSLGQESETYIFNITDRVFPVPEDLQVTEDVFDSLVILQLDGSFEGLPLICQIELEPGGIKQVLDKNGSDSIQSYTFRLQHLKPSTQYFVRGRCAVQGNDWGRWTTQRQFITVPLVTIDLWRQIRDHPNRTVTLLWKIATSDSDLYIEAYEVCVSYRNTERSVCMNITHTQMKLTREVNMSDITVRAIIQSGLSEPASISIPLTNSMLMEKRIMGNEKGFQLTWTRDSTTTCGYIVEWCMLGVKLPCSLQWRKVPANQSSLNLNAGDFKAGVLYEFEIYDVALRDIDAMRNRSDI, encoded by the exons ATGTTCTGCTGCATTtatcccacagacacacacatcacctctATGTACTACAACAACACTGAATATCACGTCATCAACATAAGCCCACGGGTCAAAGCCATTCGAGTGGAAAACATCAACGCCACAAATCATTTCGGTGTCAACTTCTACTGCGACGTGAGCGGAGATGTAGCCTATAACATtgtcagct TTCCTCCTGAGAAACCATTGGATTTTAGATGCAAGACTGAAGACATGAGACTCGTGCGCTGCTCGTGGAAGATACACAGAGCCCCTAACCTAACAGGCGACCAGAGAAGGAAGTACACATTACTAATCAG TGACTCCAAGGCTGTCAGCTGTGATGTGGAGAGCACATCCTGTGCCTTTGATGTCATCCAACAGCAGATCACCTACAACACCACATTACTTGTGACAAATAGTTTGGGGCAAGAGAGCGAGACCTACATATTCAATATCACAGACAGAG tttttccaGTCCCTGAGGATCTTCAAGTGACTGAAGATGTGTTTGATTCATTGGTGATCTTACAGCTGGATGGGAGTTTCGAAGGACTTCCGTTGATTTGCCAGATTGAACTTGAACCAGGAGGGATAAAACAG GTTTTAGATAAGAATGGATCCGACTCAATACAGTCTTACACATTTAGACTGCAGCACCTGAAGCCCAGCACGCAGTACTTTGTTAGGGGGCGCTGTGCAGTACAGGGGAACGACTGGGGCCGATGGACAACACAAAGACAATTTATCACAG TGCCACTAGTGACCATAGATCTGTGGAGACAAATCAGGGACCATCCTAATCGCACCGTCACACTCCTGTGGAAAATT GCCACCAGTGACTCAGACTTATATATTGAAGCCTATGAGGTGTGTGTGAGCTACAGAAACACAGAGAGGAGTGTGTGCatgaacatcacacacacacagatgaaactAACCAGAGAAGTCAATATGAGTGACATCACCGTGAGGGCCATCATTCAGTCTGGCTTATCTGAACCAGCCAGCATCTCTATTCCTTTAACAA ACAGCATGCTGATGGAGAAGaggattatgggtaatgaaaaGGGATTTCAGCTGACCTGGACGAGGGACTCAACCACCACATGTGGTTACATTGTAGAGTGGTGCATGCTGGGTGTTAAACTCCCCTGCAGCTTACAGTGGAGAAAGGTCCCAGCTAATCAGAGCTCCTTAAACCTGAACGCAG GAGACTTTAAAGCAGGAGTTCTATATGAATTTGAAATCTACGATGTAGCGCTGAGGGACATTGACGCCATGAGAAACAGATCGGATATTTAA